A stretch of Pygocentrus nattereri isolate fPygNat1 chromosome 8, fPygNat1.pri, whole genome shotgun sequence DNA encodes these proteins:
- the qdpra gene encoding quinoid dihydropteridine reductase a: MAATPTSRVIVYGGKGALGSACVHYFKSKGWWVASVDIVANEEANANVLVKICESFTEQAEQVTSDVARLLGDQKVDAILCMAGGWAGGNCGSKDLYKNSDLMWKQSVWTSTISSHLASHHLKTGGLLTLAGAKASLSGTPGMVGYGMAKAAVHQLCQSLSGENSGLPAGAVAVAILPVTLDTPMNRKFMPDADFSSWTPLEYIAETFHSWATGSGRPASGSLIQLVTTGGKTEAIPVQ; encoded by the exons ATGGCCGCTACCCCCACCAGCCGTGTGATCGTGTACGGAGGGAAAGGAGCTCTGGGCTCGGCGTGTGTTCACTATTTTAAGTCTAAAGGCTGG TGGGTCGCCAGCGTTGACATCGTGGCGAATGAAGAAGCAAACGCGAACGTCCTGGTTAAAATCTGCGAGTCTTTCACCGAACAAGCCGAGCAG GTGACATCAGATGTGGCCCGGTTGCTGGGGGACCAGAAGGTTGATGCCATTTTGTGCATGGCTGGAGGATGGGCTGGAGGAAACTGTGGTTCAAAAG ACCTCTATAAGAACTCTGATTTGATGTGGAAACAGAGCGTGTGGACCTCCACCATCTCCAGCCACCTGGCCTCCCATCATCTGAAAACAGGTGGCCTGCTCACCCTGGCTGGAGCCAAAGCTTCACTATCTGGAACTCCAG gtatGGTGGGCTATGGCATGGCCAAGGCTGCAGTGCATCAGCTGTGTCAGAGTCTGTCTGGCGAGAACAGCGGGCTTCCTGCTGGAGCCGTGGCTGTGGCCATCCTTCC GGTTACCTTGGATACGCCAATGAACAGGAAATTCATGCCTGACGCAGACTTCAGCAGCTGGACACCACTGGAGTACATAGCAGA AACCTTCCACAGCTGGGCCACTGGGTCAGGGCGGCCAGCTTCAGGCAGTCTGATCCAGCTGGTGACGACAGGAGGAAAGACAGAGGCCATACCGGTTCAGTAA